In the genome of Halostella limicola, one region contains:
- a CDS encoding 4Fe-4S dicluster domain-containing protein yields MRQSVFSTGEGTRIFPDVEACIDCGGCYVACKRTWDVPRDDQRISISTMLEGQMAQPPENNPNSGTAMSEGQDPGETSIPMQCYHCDNAPCVSVCPTDSLFKNPDNEFVEVRDDLCIGCQYCLSGCPFGAPQFPESDDGGAQIAGNGGVMDKCTMCEERQLETGKGPACAEECATDAILVGTADQISEELDRRGEASFFNEAALEIIFGEEDARVFDR; encoded by the coding sequence ATGCGACAGAGCGTCTTCAGCACCGGCGAAGGGACGCGTATCTTCCCGGACGTGGAGGCCTGTATCGACTGCGGCGGCTGCTACGTCGCGTGCAAGCGCACGTGGGACGTGCCCCGCGACGACCAGCGGATCTCGATCTCGACGATGCTGGAGGGGCAGATGGCACAGCCGCCCGAGAACAACCCCAACAGCGGGACGGCGATGAGCGAGGGGCAGGACCCGGGCGAGACGAGCATCCCGATGCAGTGTTACCACTGCGACAACGCGCCCTGCGTCTCCGTCTGTCCCACCGACTCGCTGTTCAAGAACCCGGACAACGAGTTCGTCGAGGTGCGCGACGACCTCTGTATCGGCTGCCAGTACTGCCTCTCGGGGTGTCCGTTCGGCGCGCCGCAGTTCCCCGAGTCCGACGACGGCGGCGCGCAGATCGCAGGGAACGGCGGCGTCATGGACAAGTGCACCATGTGCGAGGAGCGCCAGCTCGAGACGGGGAAGGGGCCGGCCTGCGCCGAGGAGTGCGCCACCGACGCCATCCTCGTCGGGACGGCCGACCAGATCTCGGAGGAACTGGACCGCCGCGGCGAGGCCTCGTTCTTCAACGAGGCGGCCCTGGAGATCATCTTCGGCGAGGAAGACGCCAGGGTGTTCGACCGATGA
- a CDS encoding cytochrome b/b6 domain-containing protein — MTSLDHGKFTRVTTVFHSLLALDVFMLFFSGYAIMFNDELWWLVEALGGSMGVIAVHRIAGLGLITLTVFWMTLLIITPGGRDNFGAVLPGRDDIEAAIQDVKFALGYADERHPNARQFAGYKADEVPLLSYVGKGVVWIFAVELTLLMITGLLIWSKTGVISLFTTKASAMAFVAFHGFLGIVMLMGVMFHIFEHGAHPAFYPVEMKAFLPKDVTPEYHAEDEDHDTTGIENLELSPTWNWAANLLGLLVVVGIVSVLVGSIFDETYPIPRELAVGGGPTNLLLTIGINVGILVLFIGLVLSMYGNVMRRRYERQLAEERRATAADGSGETSDD, encoded by the coding sequence ATGACCAGCCTCGACCACGGCAAGTTCACGCGGGTCACCACCGTCTTTCACTCGCTGCTGGCGCTCGACGTGTTCATGCTGTTTTTCAGCGGCTACGCCATCATGTTCAACGACGAGCTCTGGTGGCTGGTCGAGGCGCTGGGCGGGTCCATGGGGGTGATCGCCGTCCACCGGATCGCGGGCCTCGGCCTGATCACGCTGACCGTGTTCTGGATGACGCTGCTGATCATCACACCCGGCGGGCGGGACAACTTCGGCGCCGTCCTGCCCGGTCGGGACGACATCGAGGCGGCGATCCAGGACGTGAAGTTCGCGCTGGGCTACGCCGACGAGCGCCACCCCAACGCCCGCCAGTTCGCCGGATACAAGGCCGACGAGGTGCCCCTGCTGTCCTACGTCGGCAAGGGGGTCGTCTGGATCTTCGCGGTGGAGCTGACGCTCTTGATGATCACGGGGCTGCTCATCTGGAGCAAGACCGGCGTCATCAGCCTCTTCACGACGAAGGCCTCCGCGATGGCGTTCGTCGCGTTCCACGGCTTTCTGGGGATCGTCATGCTGATGGGCGTGATGTTCCACATCTTCGAGCACGGCGCGCACCCCGCCTTCTACCCGGTCGAGATGAAGGCGTTCCTGCCGAAGGACGTCACGCCGGAGTACCACGCCGAGGACGAGGACCACGACACGACGGGGATCGAGAACCTCGAACTCTCCCCGACGTGGAACTGGGCCGCGAACCTGCTCGGCCTGCTGGTGGTCGTCGGCATCGTCAGCGTGCTGGTCGGCAGCATCTTCGACGAGACGTACCCGATCCCGCGGGAACTCGCCGTGGGCGGCGGCCCGACGAACCTGCTGCTCACGATCGGCATCAACGTCGGCATCCTCGTGCTGTTCATCGGCCTCGTGCTGTCGATGTACGGCAACGTCATGCGGCGCCGCTACGAGCGCCAACTGGCCGAGGAGCGCCGCGCGACCGCCGCGGACGGGAGCGGCGAGACGAGCGACGACTGA